Proteins co-encoded in one Magnetococcales bacterium genomic window:
- a CDS encoding 1,4-dihydroxy-6-naphthoate synthase has product MHFSLAFSPCPNDTFLFGAIALGLVQYPETDWKVHLLDIETLNRSALDGSFDVTKLSVHAWMSARHQYTLLHIGGAFTDSEGPVVVANRPCTIQDLAGRRLVFPGRYTTAYLLYRMLVPGEGDHHFLPYDRIAPAIASGAFDAGVIIHETRFTFADHGLEHVLDLGRWWRQETGLPLPLGCCAIRSSLHAEWGHAVETLMKQSLSLARHGSSDLEDYMRRHACEMAPEVLDRHVRLFVNRYTEDFGDRGWMALCELESRAHRAGLLS; this is encoded by the coding sequence ATGCACTTTTCCCTGGCGTTTTCTCCCTGTCCCAACGACACCTTTCTGTTCGGCGCCATTGCCCTGGGTCTGGTCCAGTATCCGGAGACGGACTGGAAGGTCCATCTGTTGGATATTGAAACATTGAATCGATCCGCACTCGATGGGTCTTTCGATGTCACCAAACTTTCGGTACACGCCTGGATGTCGGCACGGCATCAATACACACTTTTGCATATCGGCGGCGCCTTTACCGACAGCGAAGGACCGGTCGTGGTCGCCAACCGTCCATGCACCATACAAGACCTTGCCGGTCGGCGCCTGGTATTTCCGGGACGGTATACCACCGCCTATCTGTTGTACCGCATGCTGGTCCCAGGCGAGGGAGACCATCATTTCCTCCCCTACGACCGGATCGCCCCGGCAATCGCCTCGGGAGCATTCGATGCCGGGGTCATCATTCATGAAACCCGGTTTACCTTCGCCGACCACGGCCTCGAACACGTTCTGGACCTGGGTCGGTGGTGGCGGCAAGAAACCGGTCTGCCCCTTCCTTTGGGGTGTTGCGCCATCCGTTCCTCGTTGCATGCCGAATGGGGACATGCGGTGGAAACCCTCATGAAACAAAGCCTTTCCCTGGCCCGTCATGGAAGTTCCGACCTTGAGGACTACATGCGCCGGCATGCCTGTGAAATGGCCCCCGAGGTATTGGATCGTCATGTGCGACTTTTTGTCAACCGGTATACCGAGGATTTTGGCGACAGGGGTTGGATGGCGCTTTGTGAATTGGAGTCTCGGGCACATCGCGCGGGGTTGCTTTCATGA